A stretch of the Panthera uncia isolate 11264 unplaced genomic scaffold, Puncia_PCG_1.0 HiC_scaffold_166, whole genome shotgun sequence genome encodes the following:
- the LOC125917287 gene encoding proline-rich protein HaeIII subfamily 1-like has translation MAWGVGSDLRPWGHKPGSGVRRTRGGGPGPAGPPRTPLPLPRGRRRRREPPGPVRKMADGPGVACHPRRRHQPAMPATLQGHPTLTTRGPGDPASPHPHPGPARPGRSGSPRRRTVPQPHGRALTQSRLRGRQAARAEARRRRQRRAGSREAGGGGGPSARRWRDPRLPPTPRWRPSRLLLRPAKSGTFKNPCARNRPPARPRALPPPSAPPRPLRAPQRPPEGPGPPSSRPQDRPAAAQASRGTPNRRGGGA, from the exons ATGGCTTGGGGCGTGGGATCAGATCTCAGGCCTTGGGGGCACAAACCGGGCAGTGGGGTGAGGAGGACCAGAGGTGGGGGGCCAGGGCCCGCCGGCCCGCCCCggacacccctccccctcccgcgcgggcggcggcggcggcgggagcctCCCGGGCCGGTCAGGAAAATGGCCGATGGGCCCGGGGTGGCCTGTCACCCGCGGCGCCGCCACCAACCCGCGATGCCGG CCACCCTACAGGGGCACCCCACGCTGACGACTCGGGGACCTGGCGACCCGgcctcgccccacccccaccccggcccggcCCGACCCGGGCGCTCTGGGAGTCCTCGCCGCCGCACCGTCCCGCAGCCCCACGGCAGGGCCCTTACCCAAAGCCGTCTCCGCGGCAGGCAGGCGGCACGAGCTGAGGCCCGACGCAGGAGGCAGAGGCGAGCGGGAAgccgggaggcgggaggcggcggcgggccGAGCGCGCGGCGGTGGCGGGATCCGCGCCTGCCCCCTACACCGCGCTGGCGGCCGAGCCGGCTGCTCCTGCGCCCGGCTAAGAGCGGGACATTTAAAAATCCCTGCGCGCGGAACCGGCCCCCGGCCCGCCCTCGCGCCCTCCCGCcaccctccgccccgccccggccgctCAGAGCCCCTCAGCGGCCGCCCGAGGGCCCGGGCCCGCCCAGCAGCCGCCCTCAGGACCGCCCAGCCGCGGCGCAAGCCAGCCGAGGCACTCCGAACCgacgggggggcggggcctga
- the LOC125917289 gene encoding G1/S-specific cyclin-E1 — MPRERRERDAKERDTMKEESGTDVSVRSRKRKANVAVFLQDPDEEIAKIDRTVRSQCSSQPWDGSSVCENPCSLIPTPDKEEDEPTYPSSTCGPQSFMPSRASPLPILNWANRDEVWKIMLNKEKTYLRDKHFMQRHPLLQPKMRAILLDWLMEVCEVYKLHRETFYLAQDFFDRYMATQQNIVKTLLQLIGISSLFIAAKLEEIYPPKLHQFAYVTDGACSGEEILSMELIIMKALKWHLSPLTIVSWLNVYMQVAYLNDLYEVLLPQYPQQIFIQIAELLDLCVLDVGCLEFPYGVLAASALYHFSSSELMQKVSGYQWCDIEKCVKWMVPFAMVIRETGSSKLKHFRGVPAEDAHNIQTHINSLDLLDKAQAKKAILSEQNRISPLPTGVLTPPQSSKKQSSGQGTA; from the exons ATGccgagggagagaagggagag GGATGCAAAGGAACGGGACACCATGAAAGAGGAAAGTGGCACCGATGTCTCTGTTCGctccaggaaaagaaaggcaaatgtgGCTGTT TTTTTGCAGGATCCAGATGAAGAAATTGCAAAAATTGACAGGACTGTGAGAAGCCAGTGCAGCAGTCAG CCTTGGGATGGCAGTTCAGTGTGTGAAAACCCCTGCTCCTTGATTCCTACACCTGACAAAGAAGAGGATGAGCCAACGTACCCTAGTTCCACCTGTGGGCCTCAGAGTTTCATGCCCTCCAGAGCCTCACCACTGCCTATACTGAA CTGGGCAAATAGAGACGAGGTTTGGAAAATCATGTTAAACAAGGAGAAGACCTACTTAAGGGATAAGCACTTTATGCAGCGGCACCCTCTCCTGCAGCCTAAAATGCGAGCAATTCTTCTGGATTGGTTAATGGAG GTGTGTGAAGTCTATAAACTTCACAGAGAGACATTTTACTTGGCACAGGATTTCTTTGATCGGTATATGGCAACGCAACAAAATATCGTAAAAACACTTTTACAGCTTATTGggatttcatctttatttattgcTGCCAAACTTGAG GAAATCTATCCTCCaaagctgcaccagtttgcgtatGTCACAGATGGGGCTTGTTCAGGAGAGGAAATTCTTAGCATGGAATTAATCATTATGAAG GCCCTTAAGTGGCATTTAAGTCCCCTGACCATTGTGTCCTGGCTGAATGTATATATGCAGGTTGCATATCTAAATGATTTATATGAAGTGCTCCTACCACAGTATCCCCAGCAAATCTTCATACAGATTGCAGAG CTTTTAGATCTTTGTGTCCTGGATGTTGGCTGCTTAGAATTTCCCTATGGTGTACTTGCTGCTTCTGCCTTGtatcatttctcttcctctgaatTGATGCAAAAGGTTTCAG GGTATCAGTGGTGTGATATAGAGAAGTGTGTCAAGTGGATGGTTCCATTTGCCATGGTCATAAGAGAGACAGGAAGTTCAAAACTTAAGCACTTCAGGGGAGTTCCTGCTGAAGATGCGCACAACATCCAGACCCATATAAACAGCTTGGATTTGCTG GACAAAGCCCAAGCAAAGAAAGCCATATTGTCTGAACAAAACAGgatttctcctctccccaccggGGTCCTCACTCCCCCACAGAGCAGCAAGAAGCAGAGCAGTGGGCAGGGGACAGCGTGA